The following are from one region of the Segatella oris genome:
- a CDS encoding glycosyl hydrolase: MFLTVCLFFATQNAQAQETSLYRSFVNPPAVARPHLWWHWMNGNITKDGIYKDLMWMHRIGIGGFHHFDAGLETPQIVEKRLEYMSPEWKDAFSYAVHLADSLGMEMAVASSPGWSSTGGPWVTPEQAMKKLVWRELDVKGGITYRGMLPPPYTATGYFQNFNSSVHAPFVSGNEVTYYKDIAVVAVKCLPIDRSMVSLGATATTLGGEVSLRTLTDGDLTTAVQLPRDEKNGYTWIQYAFSKPQTIRAISVVDGRFRNEWASAPADVNKHLEAGDDGIVFRKVCDIPSGGASQQTITIPPTRAKYFRIRFDNVPQKKVTEVAELQLYTIDRVNHAEEKAGFATPPDLELYPTPADASATAFNEVVVLTDKVDSTGRLVWKVPKGNWRIYRFGYSLTGKKNHPASPEATGLEVDKLDAQAVHDYLNYYLSTYDDASKQMLGKNGLRSMLIDSYESGWETWTPKMEQEFERRRGYSLVKWLPVLTGQLIDSADRSERFLWDWRKTIGELITENLYAQVDSILAAWGMSTYYETHENGRLYLADGMEAKSKGDIPMAAMWYQPTDAATTSMSESDIRESASVAHLYGKPIVAAESMTANGLYSGAYVFYPGNLKPVADLEIANGVNRFFIQECAHQPVDDKRPGLGLMMYGPWFNRHDTWAEWAKPWTDYLARSSYMMQQGRSVADILYYYGEDNNITGLFAHVHPDIPVGYNFDYINADALTRIITFRNGRLTAPSGMQYRLLVLDKNARKMSLPVLRTFARLAREGALICGQVPELMPSLTGDSLEFARLVREVFYSGRPNVYNYASAATVLKANGILPDVVVSEGNGAEGAAAHWRYVHRTTDNAEVYWLNNRTDRSRSLTVTCRTAGMKPLLWHPETGQTEELSYRVGRDATTIYLDMVPNDAVFVVFQGKAQPAEQQLPARRITPVCQIETNWQVTFRDNMPTEKTLVMPRLQSYTEQSDPDIKYYSGRAVYRNRFLLPSSPLKAARYVLNLGKVGCMAQVIVNDRRQRILWKTPYTVDITDALQKGDNRIEVEVINLWANRLIGDCQPNNPKRYTYTGFPFYKADSPLLPSGLLGPVELSIEH, translated from the coding sequence ATGTTTTTAACGGTGTGCCTATTCTTCGCCACACAGAATGCGCAGGCACAGGAAACGTCACTCTATCGATCGTTTGTCAATCCGCCGGCAGTGGCACGGCCGCATCTTTGGTGGCATTGGATGAATGGAAATATTACCAAAGACGGCATCTATAAGGATTTGATGTGGATGCACCGTATCGGCATCGGTGGATTTCATCATTTCGATGCTGGATTGGAAACGCCGCAGATTGTTGAAAAACGACTTGAATATATGTCTCCCGAATGGAAAGACGCCTTTTCTTATGCCGTTCATTTGGCCGACTCATTGGGAATGGAGATGGCTGTGGCCAGTTCGCCCGGTTGGAGTTCTACCGGTGGCCCGTGGGTTACGCCTGAACAGGCGATGAAGAAATTGGTGTGGCGAGAGCTGGATGTGAAAGGGGGAATAACCTATCGTGGAATGCTGCCACCACCTTATACAGCAACGGGTTATTTTCAGAATTTCAACTCATCGGTACATGCACCTTTTGTCAGTGGTAACGAGGTGACCTATTATAAAGATATTGCCGTTGTGGCTGTGAAATGTTTGCCGATAGACCGCTCTATGGTTTCACTTGGAGCTACTGCAACAACGCTGGGCGGAGAAGTTTCGTTACGCACGCTTACCGATGGCGACCTAACTACTGCCGTGCAGCTTCCGCGCGACGAAAAAAATGGTTATACGTGGATACAGTATGCCTTTAGTAAGCCACAAACCATTCGGGCAATAAGTGTTGTAGACGGTCGGTTTCGTAACGAATGGGCCTCTGCGCCTGCCGATGTTAACAAGCATTTAGAGGCTGGCGATGACGGTATCGTTTTCCGTAAGGTGTGTGATATCCCCAGCGGAGGTGCTTCGCAACAAACAATAACCATTCCGCCCACGCGGGCGAAGTATTTTCGCATTCGTTTTGACAATGTTCCCCAAAAGAAAGTTACAGAGGTAGCGGAGCTTCAGCTTTACACCATTGACCGTGTGAACCATGCTGAAGAAAAGGCAGGTTTTGCAACACCACCCGATTTGGAGCTTTATCCCACGCCTGCCGATGCGTCTGCTACTGCGTTCAATGAGGTGGTTGTGCTCACCGATAAAGTAGACTCGACCGGGCGACTGGTATGGAAAGTGCCCAAAGGAAATTGGCGTATCTATCGGTTCGGGTATTCGCTGACAGGTAAGAAAAATCATCCTGCATCGCCCGAGGCTACGGGATTGGAGGTAGACAAGCTGGATGCGCAGGCTGTGCACGATTATCTCAATTATTATCTCTCGACCTACGACGATGCTTCAAAACAGATGTTGGGAAAGAATGGTTTGCGATCGATGCTTATTGACAGCTACGAATCGGGCTGGGAAACGTGGACGCCGAAGATGGAACAAGAGTTTGAGCGTCGGCGTGGATATAGTTTGGTAAAGTGGTTGCCCGTTCTTACCGGACAACTTATTGATAGTGCAGACCGCAGTGAACGCTTTCTTTGGGATTGGCGGAAGACTATTGGCGAACTGATTACCGAAAACCTGTATGCTCAAGTAGACAGCATATTGGCTGCTTGGGGGATGAGTACCTATTATGAAACGCACGAGAACGGGCGGCTTTACCTTGCCGACGGTATGGAAGCCAAGAGCAAAGGAGACATTCCGATGGCTGCCATGTGGTATCAGCCCACCGATGCCGCTACTACGTCAATGTCTGAAAGCGACATTCGTGAGTCGGCGTCTGTGGCTCATCTTTACGGAAAACCCATTGTTGCTGCCGAATCGATGACCGCCAATGGGCTCTACTCCGGTGCTTACGTATTTTATCCGGGCAATCTGAAACCGGTTGCCGACCTCGAAATAGCTAACGGCGTGAATCGTTTCTTTATTCAGGAATGCGCTCATCAACCGGTAGACGACAAGCGACCCGGATTGGGACTGATGATGTACGGACCTTGGTTTAACCGCCACGACACGTGGGCCGAATGGGCTAAGCCGTGGACCGACTATCTGGCGCGCAGCAGTTATATGATGCAACAGGGACGTAGCGTGGCCGACATCTTGTATTATTACGGTGAAGACAACAATATCACCGGTCTCTTTGCTCACGTTCATCCCGATATACCCGTAGGTTACAATTTCGATTACATCAATGCCGACGCCCTCACCCGGATTATCACCTTTCGCAATGGTCGCCTCACCGCTCCCAGCGGAATGCAGTATCGTCTGCTGGTGCTGGATAAGAATGCCCGCAAGATGTCGCTTCCCGTATTGCGAACTTTTGCCCGATTGGCCCGTGAAGGAGCTCTTATCTGTGGACAGGTGCCCGAGCTGATGCCCTCGTTAACGGGAGATAGCCTTGAGTTTGCCCGACTGGTGCGCGAGGTGTTTTATTCGGGTCGCCCCAACGTTTACAACTATGCCTCGGCCGCCACTGTATTGAAGGCTAACGGAATACTTCCCGATGTTGTGGTGAGCGAAGGCAATGGAGCCGAAGGAGCCGCTGCGCATTGGCGATATGTGCATCGCACCACCGACAACGCCGAGGTTTACTGGCTCAACAACCGCACCGACCGGTCGCGCTCGCTTACCGTTACCTGTCGCACGGCAGGTATGAAACCCCTTCTCTGGCATCCCGAAACGGGGCAGACCGAAGAGCTTTCTTACCGTGTGGGTCGCGATGCAACCACTATTTATCTTGATATGGTGCCCAACGATGCCGTTTTCGTGGTATTTCAGGGAAAGGCGCAACCGGCCGAACAGCAGTTGCCCGCTCGTCGTATAACACCCGTGTGTCAAATCGAAACCAATTGGCAGGTAACTTTCCGCGATAATATGCCGACCGAGAAAACCCTTGTTATGCCTCGCCTGCAATCGTACACCGAACAGTCTGACCCCGATATCAAATACTATTCGGGCCGCGCCGTTTATCGCAATCGTTTCCTACTTCCGTCCTCCCCCCTCAAAGCAGCTCGCTATGTTTTAAATCTGGGTAAGGTAGGCTGCATGGCGCAGGTTATCGTTAATGACAGGCGGCAGCGCATACTGTGGAAGACCCCTTACACCGTCGACATTACCGACGCGCTGCAGAAGGGTGATAACCGCATTGAGGTAGAGGTGATAAACCTTTGGGCCAATCGGCTTATCGGTGATTGCCAGCCCAATAATCCCAAGCGTTACACCTACACGGGTTTCCCCTTTTATAAGGCCGATTCGCCCCTATTGCCATCGGGCTTACTGGGTCCTGTAGAGCTATCGATTGAGCATTAG